DNA sequence from the Bradyrhizobium sp. CIAT3101 genome:
GCTTCGGTCAACGCCGCGATGAAAGCGACGCTCGACACCTTCGGCCGGGTCGACGGCTGCTTCGCCAATGCCGGCATCGGCGGCGGCGGCCGAAGGTCCTTCATCGAGCGCACCGAGGAGGAATGGCGCACGATGTTTGCGACCAATCTCGATGGTGTGTTCCACGCCTTCCAGGCCGCCGCAAAACACATGACCGAGCGCGCCAATGCCGGCGATCCCTTCGGCCGGCTGGTCGCGACCTCGAGCCTCGCCTCGATCTTCGGCACTGCGCGCAACGAGCATTATGCGGCGACGAAGGCCGCGATCAACGCGCTGGTGCGCGCGCTCGGTGTCGAGCTCGCCCGCCACGGCGTCACCGCGAACGCGATCCTGCCCGGCTGGATCAAGAGCGACATGACCGCCGGAATCATGGCCAACGAAAAGTTCGTTGCCAACGTGATGCCGCGCATTCCGATGCGCCGCTTCGGCGAGGCATCCGATTTCGGCGGCATCGCCGTGTATCTGATGAGCAAGGCGTCGTCGTATCACACCGCCGATACGTTCGTGATCGACGGCGGCTATACGGCATTTTGATTTTTCATAGCCCGGATGGAGCGCAGCGCGATCCGGGACTGCCAAGAAGTAAACAAGACCCGGATTTCGCTGCGCTCCATCCGGGCGACAAACTCTGAGGGGAAGGCAAATGTTCTCACACATCATGATCGGCACCAACGACCTCGACAAGGCCAAGAGCTTCTACGACAGCCTGCTCAGCACGCTCGAGGTGCGCCCGGCCAAGGTCGACGGCCATCGCATTTTCTATTTCACCAAGACGGGGGTGTTCTCGGTGTCGAAGCCGATCAATGGCGAGCCGGCGACCTGTGCGAACGGCGGCACCATCGGCTTTGCCGCCAACTCGCCTGAGCAGGTCGACAAGTGGCACGCCGCCGGCGTCGCCGCCGGCGGAACGCCGATCGAAAATCCGCCCGGCATCCGCGAGGGCGCGGGAAACAAGCTCTATCTCGCCTATTTGCGCGACCTCGACGGCAACAAGATCTGTGCAATGCACCGGATGCCGAACTGAGCTAGCCGCATAGTCGGTGTCGTCCCCGCGAAAGCGGGGACCCATACCCCCGGGGAGCAGTCGTAACGCGAGCTGACAACCACGCATCTTCGCCAAACTCCTCCCTGTGGTTATGGGTCCCTGATCTGCGCTTCGCTTGTCCGGGACGACGTCCGCGAGAGACCGCGCTCTCCCCATTCAAACAACATTTCAAACGCCCTTGCGAAATTCCATCGCATGGCATGGCTTGCGTGAGAAAATGCGCGCTCGCACTTTGCGCGCGCTGCGACTATTCTCCGGCCCAACGCGATCTCAGTGACCCCGGGAGGAACAATGACGAAGCACACCTACATTCCCCGCACCACCAACTACACGCTCAATCCCGGCGACGAGCTGAACGACCTACGCATGTCGGACCAGGTCCGTCCGCTGTACGATCACGTCAGGAAATTCATTCGCGACACCGTCGAACCGATGTCGATCGAATTCGCCAAGGCCGGCGAAGGCAAGCAGGATCGCTGGAGCTTCACCCCGAAGCAGCTCGAGGTGCTCGAGGTCGCAAAGAACAAGGCCAAGAAGGAAGGTCTCTGGAACTTCTTCCTGCCCGATGACGAGACCGGCCAGGGCCTGAAGAACCTCGACTATGCCTATATCGCCTCCGAGCTCGGCAAGAGCCCGCTGGCCTCGGAGACCATGAACTGCTCGGCGCCCGACACCGGCAACATGGAGGTGCTGGAACGCGTCGGCACCAAGGAGCAGAAGGAGAAGTGGCTGAAGCCGCTGATGAACGGCGAGATCCGTTCGGCCTATGTCATGACCGAGCCGAACGTCGCCTCCTCCGATGCCAAGAACATTTCGACCACGGCCAAGCTCGTCGGCGACGAGTGGGTGATCAACGGCGAGAAGTATTACATCTCCGGCGTCGGCGATCCCCGCTGCAAGATCCTCATCGTGATGGTGAAGACCAATCCGGATGCCGCGCCGAGCAAGCAGCAGTCGCAGATCCTGGTGCCGCGCGACACGCCCGGCGTCGAGGTGCTGGGGCCGATGTACGTGTTCGGCCAGGACCACGCACCGCGCGGTCACATGCACATGCGCTTCAACAATGTCCGCGTGCCGAAGGAGAACATGCTGCTCGGTGAAGGCCGCGGCTTCGAGATCTCGCAGCTCCGCCTCGGACCCGGCCGCATCCATCACTGCATGCGCACCATCGGCAAGGCCGAGAAGGCGCTCGACCTGATGGTGCAGCGTGGCCTCACCCGCGAAGCCTTCGGCAAGAAGATCGCCCATCTCGGCGGCAACATGCAGATCATCGCGCAGGCCCGTTGCGAGATCGAAGCGATGAGGCTGATGGTGCTGAAGGCCGCGAAGGCCATGGACGTGCTCGGCAACAAGGAGGCTCGCGTCTGGGTCTCCATGGTGAAGGCCATGGTGCCTGAGCGCGCCTGCAAGATCATCGACCAGTCGATCCAGATGCACGGCGCCACCGGCATCTCGCACTGGACCCCGCTTGCGGAGATGTACCAGGACGTCCGCCATTTGCGCTTTGCCGATGGTCCGGACGAGGTGCACTGGATGGTGGTGGGACGCCACGAGCTGAGCATGGCGTAAAGGTCCTCTCCCTCTCCCCGTTCTTACGGGGAGAGGGTTGGGGTGAGGGGCCTCTCTCCACACGTGAGAGCGCCGTGAGAACTGTACCCCCTCACCCGAATTCGATCTTCGATCGAATTCGACCTCTCCCCGCAAGCGGGGCGAGGTGAAGAAAGCAAGCCTCCCCTTCCCCTGGAGCCACCATGGACTACGCCGCCAGCGACCTGACGCCACGCGAGCGCTACAAGGTGCTGACGTCCTTCATCCTGCCGCGACCGATCGCATGGGTGACGTCAGTGGGGCCCAGCGGCGTGGTCAATGCCGCGCCGTTCAGCTTCTTCAATGCTTTTTGCGAAGATCCGCCACTCTGCATGTTCGCGGCGAACCGCAAGCCCAACGGTCAGGACAAGGACACTTTCCTCAACATCCAGCGGACCGGCGAGTTCGTGGTCAATCTCGCGGACGAGCCGCTGGCGAGGGCCATGCATGAGAGCAGCGGCGACTTTCCGCCTGACATCGGCGAGCCCGATTATCTCGGGCTGAAGCTCGCGCCCTCGACCAGGATCGCCGTGCCGCGGCTCGCCGACACGCCCTGGGCGATGGAGTGCAAGCTGTGGAAGATGATCGACGTCAACGACGATCGTCGGCTGATCATGGGCGAAGGCATCCACTTCCACATTCGCGACGAGTTGTGGGACGACAAGGCGATGCGGGTGCACATGGACCGCTATCACCCGATCGGCCGCATGTTCGCAGATCGTTACTGTCGCACGGATGACCGCGTGGTGTTTCCGGCGGCGGAGGGCGTGCAGAAAGCGTAGGGCGGATTAGCGAAGCGTAATCCGCCGAACGTTTGCGGGACGAGGATGGCGGATTACGCCAGCGGACTGCGCTTCGCGCAGCCGCGGGCTAATCCGCCCTACAAGACTTACGTCGCCGCCTCAACCTTGTCCTGCGTCTTGGTCTCGAAGTCCGACGCATCGTGGCGCTCGTGCAGCTGGCTGGCGGGATCGCCGGAGACGCGATTGACCATGCGGCCACGCTTTACGGCGGGGCGTTGCGCGATCTGGTCGGTCCAGCGCTGCACGTTCTTGTAGTCCTGCACCGACAGGAACTCGCCGGCGCCGTAGACCAGCCCCTTGGCGAGCGCGCCGTACCAGGGCCACACGGCCATATCGGCGATGGTGTACTCCTTGCCTGCGAGATATTCGTTGTCGGCAAGGCGCCGGTCGAGCACGTCGAGCTGGCGCTTGACCTCCATCGCGAAGCGATCGATGGCGTATTCGATCTTGAACGGCGCGTAGGCGTAGAAATGGCCGAAACCGCCGCCGAGATAAGGCGCGCTGCCCATCTGCCAGAACAGCCAGGACATCGCCTCGGTGCGGGCCTTGATCTCCTTCGGCAGGAAGGCGCCGAACTTTTCGGCGAGGTAGAACAGGATCGAGGCGGATTCGAAGATCCGGATCGGCTCGGGGCCGGAGCGGTCCATCAGCGCCGGAATCTTGGAGTTCGGATTGATGTCGACAAAGCCGCTGCCGAACTGGTCGCCATTGCCGATCTTGATCAGCCAGGCGTCGTATTCGGCGCCCTTGTAACCGAGCGCCAGGAGTTCCTCCAGCATCACGGTAACCTTCACCCCGTTCGGCGTCGCCAGCGAATAGAGCTGGAAGGGATGCTTGCCGACCGGCAGTTCCTTGTCGTGGGTGGGGCCTGCGATCGGCCGGTTGATGCTGGCGAACTGACCGCCATTCTCCTTGTTCCAGGTCCAGACTTTGGGCGGCACGTAAGGGGCGTCGGTCATGCGAAGGGCTCCGGCAGAAAGATGCGCGTGCATTAATTAGCCCGCGGATGGCGGATGGCAAGCCCCGCCGGCTCTGCGTTTTGCGCGGGCCTGAGGCCAGCGCCATGCATCCGCCCTAGCCCGTCACCGCCCGGCGAGGCTGCAGCCCCGCCTCCAGCACAAACCCCTCATACCCCTTGGCCGCGACCTCGTTGCAGATCCGCCGGTAAACGCCGACGCCACCGATATAGGGCATGAAGATGCGCGGCTTGCCGGGGATGTTGGCGCCCATGTACCAGGAATTGGCCTGCGGATAGAGCGTGCCATGGGCGACTTCGTTGACATGGGCCACCCACTTTTCCTCGGCGTCCCTGCCCGCTTCCATCGTGGCGAGGCCTTGCTTGCGCAGATGGACGAGGCCATCGGCGATCCAGTCGACATGCTGCTCGATCGACACGATCATGTTCGACAGCACCGACGGGCTACCGGGACCGGTGATGATGAACAGGTTCGGAAAACCTGCGCTCATCAGGCCGAGATAGGTCTTCGGACCCTCAGCCCATTTCTGGTTCAGAGTCTGCCCGTCGCGGCCGGATATGTCGATCTTCGCCACCGATCCAGTCATGGCGTCGAAGCCCGTTGCCATCACCAGCGCGTCGACCTCGTGGTCCTTGCCGGCGACACGCACCGCGCTCGCCGTGATCTCCTCGATCGGATTGGACTTGATGTCGACCAGCGAGACGTTCGGCCGGTTGAACGTCGCGAAATAATCGGTGTCGATGCAGATACGTTTTGTGCCGATCGGATGGCTGTTCGGCTGGAGCAGCTTTGCGGTCTCGGGATCCTTCACGATCTCGGCGATCTTGCCGCGGACGAAGTCGGCGGCCGTGTCGTTGGCCGCCCGGTCGAGACCGAGATTGTTGTAGACGTACATGAAGGTCAGTCCGCCACGGTCCCAACGCGAGGCGTACTTTCCGTTCCTGATCTCGTCGCTGTCGTCGAGCGCACCGCGATCAGGCTGCTCGGCATAGATGCCATTGCGCGCGACCTCGCGAGCGAAGCGGCGGATCTCCGGATATTTGTTGCGGACCGCATCGCGTTCCCCGTCCGTCAGCGCGGCATTGCGGGCGGGAATCGAAAAATTCGCCGTGCGCTGGAATACGGTGAGATGTTTCGCCTGCTCGGCGATGACGGGTGTCGATTGGATGCCCGACGATCCTGTGCCGATCAGGCCGACGCGCAAGCCGGTGAAGTCGACGTCTTCATGCGGCCAGTTTCCGGTGTGGTAGACGGGGCCCTTGAAATTTTCGAGGCCGTTGATGTCGGGCCTGCGCGCATTCGAGAGGCAGCCGGTGGCGAGCACGACGAATTGCGCCCGAACTGTCCTGCCGTCGGATATCGTGACCGACCATCTGTTCGCGCGTTCGTCGAACACGGCGCGCTCGACACGCGTGTCGAACTGAATGTCACGGCGCAGATCGAAACGGTCGGCGACGTGGTTGGCGTATTTCAGGATCTCCGCTTGCGGCGCGTAGTGCTCGCTCCAGTCCCATTCCTGCTGGAGCTCTTCCGAGAACGAGTAGGAATATTGCATGCTCTCGACGTCGCAGCGCGCGCCGGGGTAGCGATTCCAGTACCAGGTGCCGCCGACACCGCCGCCCTGCTCGTAGACGCGCGCCGAGAAACCGAGCCCGCGCAGACGATGCAGCATGTACATGCCGGCAAAGCCCGCGCCGACGACGACCACATCATAGGCCTCGGCGGCTTGAGCCTGGCTCGCTTGCGTTGGCGACATCGGTTGGCGCTCCCTGATTGTTTTCAGTTGTTGTGAGTCAGCATTCTCTGACATCGGCGAAAGCGCAAGAGGCTGGTCGATGGCCCCTCTCCCGCTTATTTTGCACGACGGAATGGCTCACCGCACGACGTAACGCCTGCACGCAAGATGCGCGCGGGAATCCGGCATGGCATCGCAAATGACGATGGGCTAGCGTCGTCGAAGGCCGCCGGGAGAGAACCATGAAATCGCCGATCTGCGACATGCTGGGTATCGAGTTCCCGCTGCTCGCCTTCAGCCATTGCCGCGACGTCGTTGCGGCCGTCAGCCGCGCCGGCGGCTTTGGCGTGCTCGGCGCCACCGTGCACACGCCTGACACGCTC
Encoded proteins:
- a CDS encoding SDR family oxidoreductase, with translation MNLFDLTGRVAVITGGNGGIGLGIAQALAGQGCNVSIWGRNADKNKAAAASMAGLSGKVDSHVCDVTDPASVNAAMKATLDTFGRVDGCFANAGIGGGGRRSFIERTEEEWRTMFATNLDGVFHAFQAAAKHMTERANAGDPFGRLVATSSLASIFGTARNEHYAATKAAINALVRALGVELARHGVTANAILPGWIKSDMTAGIMANEKFVANVMPRIPMRRFGEASDFGGIAVYLMSKASSYHTADTFVIDGGYTAF
- a CDS encoding VOC family protein, with product MFSHIMIGTNDLDKAKSFYDSLLSTLEVRPAKVDGHRIFYFTKTGVFSVSKPINGEPATCANGGTIGFAANSPEQVDKWHAAGVAAGGTPIENPPGIREGAGNKLYLAYLRDLDGNKICAMHRMPN
- a CDS encoding acyl-CoA dehydrogenase family protein, with protein sequence MTKHTYIPRTTNYTLNPGDELNDLRMSDQVRPLYDHVRKFIRDTVEPMSIEFAKAGEGKQDRWSFTPKQLEVLEVAKNKAKKEGLWNFFLPDDETGQGLKNLDYAYIASELGKSPLASETMNCSAPDTGNMEVLERVGTKEQKEKWLKPLMNGEIRSAYVMTEPNVASSDAKNISTTAKLVGDEWVINGEKYYISGVGDPRCKILIVMVKTNPDAAPSKQQSQILVPRDTPGVEVLGPMYVFGQDHAPRGHMHMRFNNVRVPKENMLLGEGRGFEISQLRLGPGRIHHCMRTIGKAEKALDLMVQRGLTREAFGKKIAHLGGNMQIIAQARCEIEAMRLMVLKAAKAMDVLGNKEARVWVSMVKAMVPERACKIIDQSIQMHGATGISHWTPLAEMYQDVRHLRFADGPDEVHWMVVGRHELSMA
- a CDS encoding flavin reductase family protein — its product is MDYAASDLTPRERYKVLTSFILPRPIAWVTSVGPSGVVNAAPFSFFNAFCEDPPLCMFAANRKPNGQDKDTFLNIQRTGEFVVNLADEPLARAMHESSGDFPPDIGEPDYLGLKLAPSTRIAVPRLADTPWAMECKLWKMIDVNDDRRLIMGEGIHFHIRDELWDDKAMRVHMDRYHPIGRMFADRYCRTDDRVVFPAAEGVQKA
- the yghU gene encoding glutathione-dependent disulfide-bond oxidoreductase; protein product: MTDAPYVPPKVWTWNKENGGQFASINRPIAGPTHDKELPVGKHPFQLYSLATPNGVKVTVMLEELLALGYKGAEYDAWLIKIGNGDQFGSGFVDINPNSKIPALMDRSGPEPIRIFESASILFYLAEKFGAFLPKEIKARTEAMSWLFWQMGSAPYLGGGFGHFYAYAPFKIEYAIDRFAMEVKRQLDVLDRRLADNEYLAGKEYTIADMAVWPWYGALAKGLVYGAGEFLSVQDYKNVQRWTDQIAQRPAVKRGRMVNRVSGDPASQLHERHDASDFETKTQDKVEAAT
- a CDS encoding NAD(P)/FAD-dependent oxidoreductase; its protein translation is MSPTQASQAQAAEAYDVVVVGAGFAGMYMLHRLRGLGFSARVYEQGGGVGGTWYWNRYPGARCDVESMQYSYSFSEELQQEWDWSEHYAPQAEILKYANHVADRFDLRRDIQFDTRVERAVFDERANRWSVTISDGRTVRAQFVVLATGCLSNARRPDINGLENFKGPVYHTGNWPHEDVDFTGLRVGLIGTGSSGIQSTPVIAEQAKHLTVFQRTANFSIPARNAALTDGERDAVRNKYPEIRRFAREVARNGIYAEQPDRGALDDSDEIRNGKYASRWDRGGLTFMYVYNNLGLDRAANDTAADFVRGKIAEIVKDPETAKLLQPNSHPIGTKRICIDTDYFATFNRPNVSLVDIKSNPIEEITASAVRVAGKDHEVDALVMATGFDAMTGSVAKIDISGRDGQTLNQKWAEGPKTYLGLMSAGFPNLFIITGPGSPSVLSNMIVSIEQHVDWIADGLVHLRKQGLATMEAGRDAEEKWVAHVNEVAHGTLYPQANSWYMGANIPGKPRIFMPYIGGVGVYRRICNEVAAKGYEGFVLEAGLQPRRAVTG